In bacterium, one genomic interval encodes:
- a CDS encoding T9SS type A sorting domain-containing protein has translation MDAELCIFSGGSGDLPLVDAHRSRLRSCQFSSSSRISLLILGGGPHVVSGCTFGPVTTRAFSSAVRAENSAIRFENNVFSSCIYGYAALEIYSNSADSVEIIGNTFASCHGLADLPSALGAIAYISLNAIETGPLIEGNLFSNCSGISTADDIMADWSSISRIRDNTFRNDSLNSLPSIYAGNPSWQMAPLTLINNRWENCGYAVDLSAAADARENYWGHNSGPYHAAYNPEGQGDTITGEVPFVPWLIDSTDEAENRFELPRELTLAAYPNPFNAQTQIRFTLTSRGHVKITVFDLLGRETGVLLNETREAGSHDTHFDGSSLPSGLYFARLETANASRVARLLLLK, from the coding sequence GTGGATGCTGAACTTTGCATCTTCTCCGGCGGAAGCGGCGACCTGCCGCTTGTGGACGCACACCGCTCGCGGCTTCGCTCCTGCCAATTCTCGTCTTCAAGCCGAATCAGCTTGCTTATCCTCGGAGGTGGTCCACACGTCGTGAGCGGATGCACTTTTGGTCCAGTGACGACTCGGGCTTTCAGCTCGGCAGTGCGGGCCGAAAACAGCGCGATACGATTTGAGAACAATGTCTTCTCTAGTTGCATCTACGGTTATGCGGCTCTGGAGATATACTCAAACTCCGCAGATTCTGTCGAGATCATCGGCAATACCTTTGCGTCATGTCATGGCCTTGCCGACCTTCCTTCGGCATTGGGGGCTATTGCCTATATTTCTCTCAATGCTATCGAAACAGGACCGCTAATCGAAGGGAACTTATTCTCAAATTGTTCGGGCATCAGCACGGCCGATGATATAATGGCGGACTGGTCGTCAATCTCGCGGATCCGCGACAATACCTTTCGCAACGACTCGTTGAACTCCTTACCCTCCATCTACGCTGGAAATCCGTCTTGGCAAATGGCGCCGCTTACCCTAATCAACAACCGATGGGAGAACTGCGGTTACGCGGTGGACTTAAGTGCCGCCGCGGATGCGCGCGAAAACTACTGGGGACATAACAGCGGACCGTATCATGCCGCCTACAATCCTGAAGGACAAGGCGATACCATCACGGGCGAAGTCCCGTTCGTGCCGTGGCTGATTGACTCGACCGATGAAGCCGAAAACCGTTTCGAACTTCCGCGCGAACTGACGCTCGCCGCCTATCCCAACCCCTTTAACGCGCAGACGCAAATCCGCTTCACCCTCACGAGCCGCGGACATGTGAAGATCACGGTATTCGATCTGTTGGGTCGGGAGACCGGGGTCTTGCTAAACGAGACTCGCGAAGCTGGATCGCATGACACTCACTTCGACGGATCGTCGCTGCCAAGCGGACTCTATTTCGCCCGCCTCGAAACGGCCAACGCATCGCGCGTGGCACGCCTGCTGCTGCTGAAATAG
- a CDS encoding dienelactone hydrolase family protein, giving the protein MTIRFLIAAVLLSIASARADEQIIRTIETTAAPLQCWRALCEDWLFLQWNEAQSASFGGAPELTWRVAYDVDHIEEGIMRVMEPGKVLEYSRFGNHGVESVRFEFTPKGSGTEIHLINTIPVTGVRAFTATEAAGRLWEVRLHYLKQFLNNRANSYFTGPANQNPYPAVLLLHDRFGLTKTVRDMADSLALRGYRVLAVDMFRGDRTSDVAQARDFANLVNPQDALAAVGAGWRFLIADSSVNANKIAVVGIGFGGEMAVEAVAADPGLRVAVAWYPQSVPNDSLLMRIAAPLLLLHAAPAADVPTPQAEMMAKRLIQQGVRAESLLIRGDIGFAEPANGAAYSGMATAEAFRATLSFLDRRLKI; this is encoded by the coding sequence ATGACGATTCGTTTCCTGATTGCCGCCGTGTTGCTCAGCATCGCATCGGCCCGTGCCGACGAGCAGATCATCCGCACCATCGAGACCACCGCGGCACCCCTCCAGTGCTGGCGCGCGCTCTGCGAGGACTGGCTCTTTTTACAGTGGAATGAAGCTCAGTCCGCCAGTTTTGGCGGCGCCCCCGAGCTCACGTGGCGCGTTGCGTACGACGTGGACCACATCGAGGAGGGCATCATGCGAGTCATGGAACCCGGCAAAGTCCTCGAATACTCCCGCTTCGGTAACCACGGCGTCGAGTCGGTCCGCTTCGAGTTCACGCCCAAAGGCAGTGGTACCGAAATTCACCTGATCAATACCATTCCCGTGACGGGCGTGCGTGCTTTCACCGCCACTGAAGCTGCCGGCAGGCTTTGGGAGGTTCGCCTGCACTATCTGAAGCAGTTCCTCAACAACCGCGCGAACTCGTACTTCACCGGCCCGGCCAATCAGAATCCGTATCCTGCCGTCTTACTGCTGCACGATCGCTTCGGCCTGACCAAAACCGTGCGCGACATGGCCGATTCGCTGGCCTTGCGCGGCTATCGCGTGCTGGCCGTGGACATGTTTCGCGGCGACCGCACTTCGGACGTCGCCCAGGCTCGCGACTTCGCCAATCTCGTGAACCCGCAAGATGCACTGGCCGCCGTCGGTGCCGGATGGCGGTTTCTGATCGCCGACTCCTCCGTGAATGCCAATAAGATCGCGGTGGTCGGAATCGGCTTCGGCGGAGAAATGGCGGTTGAAGCCGTCGCGGCAGACCCCGGCCTCCGGGTGGCCGTCGCCTGGTATCCGCAGTCCGTGCCCAACGATTCGCTGCTGATGCGCATTGCCGCGCCCCTCTTGCTCCTCCATGCCGCACCCGCTGCCGACGTACCCACACCGCAAGCGGAGATGATGGCCAAGCGACTCATTCAACAAGGCGTCCGCGCCGAGTCACTCTTGATCCGCGGCGACATCGGTTTCGCCGAGCCTGCGAACGGCGCTGCATATAGCGGCATGGCCACCGCCGAAGCGTTCCGCGCCACCCTTAGCTTCCTCGACCGCAGGTTGAAAATTTGA